In Myxococcus fulvus, the following proteins share a genomic window:
- a CDS encoding acetyl-CoA hydrolase/transferase C-terminal domain-containing protein: MTAPSTLKDRIQNADLLARVVPVEEAVKHVTDGNTVAISGFTKSGEPKTFFPALAFHLSRTAPQTRLTLLSGASLSEDVEGPMAPFIRKRGPYMSSSASRRRIHAGEMDFTDVHLSAFARNLMYGFYGDIDVAVVEVSRIRPNGSVILTSSVGISAEALAKAKKIILEVNTSAPDYTGFHDIVVPTVHPHVGWPLPLLNVRDRIGTPYVEFDLGKVVAVVESRTPDHPVPFKAADETDKRIARNVVDFLLSCREEFGWGKRLPPIQSGVGNVANAIIGELYESPFQKIRFWTEVFQDGMLRYVEDDAKFEYASATAVSFSAEGRQRFQQLFERCKERLVLRPMWLSNSPEIISRLFVIAMNTPIEVDIYGHVNSTHIDGSRIVNGLGGSGDFFRNAYLSIVHTPSVRKLKDGRTVSCVMPYVRHIDHTEHDIKCVVTEHGYARNMDIRSPRRRATDIIDNCAHPYFRPLLHAYLDMAGPGDEPRATDMKVLEAWWRDYDAACRAFPQGG, translated from the coding sequence ATGACCGCTCCGAGCACGCTGAAGGACCGCATCCAGAACGCCGACCTCCTGGCCCGGGTCGTCCCCGTCGAGGAGGCCGTGAAGCACGTCACCGATGGGAACACGGTGGCCATCAGCGGCTTCACCAAGTCGGGCGAGCCCAAGACGTTCTTCCCCGCGCTGGCCTTCCACCTGTCGCGCACCGCGCCCCAGACGCGGCTCACGCTGTTGTCCGGGGCCTCGCTGTCCGAGGACGTGGAGGGCCCCATGGCGCCCTTCATCCGCAAGCGCGGGCCGTACATGTCCTCGTCCGCGTCGCGTCGGCGCATCCACGCCGGGGAGATGGACTTCACGGACGTGCACCTGTCCGCCTTCGCGCGCAACCTGATGTACGGGTTCTACGGCGACATCGACGTGGCGGTGGTGGAGGTGTCGCGCATCCGCCCCAACGGCAGCGTCATCCTGACGTCCTCGGTGGGCATCAGCGCGGAGGCGCTGGCGAAGGCGAAGAAGATCATCCTCGAGGTGAACACGTCCGCGCCGGACTACACGGGCTTCCACGACATCGTCGTGCCCACGGTGCATCCGCACGTGGGCTGGCCGCTGCCGCTGCTGAACGTGAGAGACCGCATCGGCACGCCGTACGTGGAGTTCGACCTGGGCAAGGTGGTGGCGGTGGTGGAGTCGAGGACGCCGGACCACCCGGTGCCCTTCAAGGCCGCGGACGAGACGGACAAGCGCATCGCGCGCAACGTGGTGGACTTCCTGTTGAGCTGCCGCGAGGAGTTCGGGTGGGGCAAGCGGCTGCCGCCCATCCAGTCGGGCGTGGGCAACGTGGCCAACGCCATCATCGGGGAGCTGTACGAGTCGCCGTTCCAGAAGATCCGCTTCTGGACCGAGGTGTTCCAGGACGGGATGCTGCGCTACGTGGAGGACGACGCGAAGTTCGAGTACGCGTCCGCCACGGCGGTGTCCTTCTCCGCCGAGGGGCGCCAGCGGTTCCAGCAGCTGTTCGAGCGGTGCAAGGAGCGGCTGGTGCTGCGGCCGATGTGGCTGTCGAACAGCCCTGAAATCATCTCGCGGCTGTTCGTCATCGCGATGAACACGCCCATCGAGGTGGACATCTACGGGCACGTGAACTCGACGCACATCGACGGCTCGCGCATCGTCAACGGGCTGGGAGGCTCCGGGGACTTCTTCCGCAACGCGTACCTGAGCATCGTGCACACGCCGTCGGTGCGGAAGCTCAAGGACGGGCGGACGGTGAGCTGTGTGATGCCGTACGTGCGGCACATCGACCACACGGAGCACGACATCAAGTGCGTCGTCACCGAGCACGGCTACGCGCGCAACATGGACATCCGCTCGCCCCGACGTCGGGCCACGGACATCATCGATAACTGCGCCCACCCCTACTTCCGGCCGCTCTTGCACGCGTACCTGGACATGGCGGGCCCGGGTGACGAGCCGCGCGCCACGGACATGAAGGTGCTCGAGGCCTGGTGGCGCGACTACGACGCCGCCTGCCGCGCGTTCCCCCAGGGAGGCTGA
- a CDS encoding M3 family metallopeptidase has product MRNLLIVSAGVAALASTGCATSKDARPEDAATSTAAPTAPAPEAPVAPANPLLAKWSGPHGGVPPFDQVKVELFKPAIEAAMDTFRKELATIASNPEPPTFENTLAALEDAGRGLSNVETLYGIWGSSLSSPEYQAVERELAPKFAAFEDEIFQNEALFRRIEAVYNSPDKAKLTPEQQRLAWLHHTRFVRSGAKLDGAAKQRLGAINQRLASLYTAFSQHVLGDEEGYTVVLESEADLAGLPDSVRAGAAAAAEARGQKGKWIITNTRSSMEPFLTYSSRRDLREKVWRNYVNRGDNGDERDNNAIISEVLKLRAERAKLLGYATHAHWRLENAMARTPERAMELMEAVWKPAVARVREEVADMQKVADKERAKLKIEPWDYRYYAEKVRKAKYDLDQNEVKPYLQLEKLREGMFWVAGELFGFSFEPVTDVPVFHADVRVWEVKDKTSGKHVGLWYFDPYARKGKRSGAWMNAYRGQERFRGEVTTIVSNNSNFVKAAPGEAVLISWEDASTLFHEFGHALHGLSSSVTYPSLAGTNVARDYVEFPSQLLEHWLSTPEVLNTFALHYQTGKPIPPALVARIEKAATFNQGFATVEYLSSALIDMKLHLAGDASIDADAFERDTLKALGMPKEIVMRHRTPQFGHVFAGDGYSAGYYSYLWSDTLTADAYETFTEGKGAYDKAVAEKLRKSVFSVGNTVDPADGYRAFRGRDAGINALMRKRGFPVPAQARQSKSTP; this is encoded by the coding sequence ATGCGCAACCTCCTCATCGTCAGCGCGGGCGTGGCCGCGCTCGCCTCCACCGGCTGCGCGACCTCCAAGGACGCCCGTCCCGAGGACGCCGCCACCTCCACCGCGGCCCCCACCGCCCCTGCCCCCGAGGCCCCCGTGGCTCCCGCCAACCCCCTGCTGGCGAAGTGGAGCGGCCCCCATGGCGGCGTGCCCCCGTTCGACCAGGTGAAGGTGGAGCTGTTCAAGCCCGCCATCGAGGCGGCCATGGACACCTTCCGCAAGGAGCTGGCGACCATCGCGTCGAACCCGGAGCCGCCCACCTTCGAGAACACGCTCGCGGCGCTGGAGGACGCCGGCCGCGGCTTGAGCAACGTGGAGACGCTCTACGGCATCTGGGGCTCGTCCTTGAGCAGCCCGGAGTACCAGGCCGTGGAGCGCGAGCTCGCGCCGAAGTTCGCCGCGTTCGAGGATGAGATCTTCCAGAACGAGGCCCTCTTCCGCCGCATCGAGGCCGTCTACAACTCGCCCGACAAGGCGAAGCTGACGCCCGAGCAGCAGCGGCTCGCGTGGCTGCACCACACGCGCTTCGTGCGCTCCGGCGCCAAGCTGGATGGCGCCGCCAAGCAGCGCCTGGGCGCCATCAACCAGCGCCTCGCCTCGCTCTACACGGCCTTCAGCCAGCACGTGCTCGGCGACGAGGAGGGCTACACCGTCGTCCTGGAGTCCGAGGCGGACCTCGCCGGCCTGCCTGACTCCGTGCGCGCGGGCGCCGCCGCCGCGGCCGAGGCCCGGGGGCAGAAGGGCAAGTGGATCATCACCAACACGCGCTCCTCCATGGAGCCGTTCCTCACGTACTCGTCCCGCCGGGATTTGCGCGAGAAGGTCTGGCGCAACTACGTCAACCGCGGCGACAACGGCGACGAGCGCGACAACAACGCCATCATCTCGGAGGTGCTCAAGCTGCGCGCCGAGCGCGCGAAGCTCTTGGGCTACGCCACGCACGCGCACTGGCGGCTGGAGAACGCCATGGCCCGCACGCCCGAGCGCGCCATGGAGCTGATGGAGGCGGTGTGGAAGCCCGCCGTGGCCCGCGTCCGCGAGGAGGTCGCGGACATGCAGAAGGTGGCCGACAAGGAGCGCGCGAAGCTCAAGATTGAACCCTGGGACTACCGCTACTACGCGGAGAAGGTCCGCAAGGCGAAGTACGACCTGGACCAGAACGAGGTGAAGCCCTACCTCCAGCTGGAGAAGCTGCGCGAGGGCATGTTCTGGGTGGCCGGCGAGCTGTTCGGCTTCAGCTTCGAGCCGGTGACGGACGTGCCCGTCTTCCACGCCGACGTGCGCGTGTGGGAGGTGAAGGACAAGACGAGCGGCAAGCACGTGGGCCTGTGGTACTTCGACCCGTACGCTCGCAAGGGCAAGCGCTCGGGCGCGTGGATGAACGCGTACCGCGGCCAGGAGCGCTTCCGGGGCGAGGTGACGACCATCGTCTCCAACAACTCCAACTTCGTGAAGGCGGCGCCCGGCGAGGCGGTGCTCATCTCGTGGGAGGACGCGAGCACGCTGTTCCACGAGTTCGGCCACGCGCTGCACGGCCTGAGCTCGTCGGTGACGTACCCGTCGCTGGCGGGCACCAACGTGGCGCGCGACTACGTGGAGTTCCCGTCGCAGCTGCTGGAGCACTGGCTGTCCACGCCCGAGGTGCTCAACACCTTCGCGCTGCACTACCAGACGGGCAAGCCCATCCCCCCGGCGCTGGTGGCGCGCATCGAGAAGGCGGCGACGTTCAACCAGGGCTTCGCCACGGTGGAGTACCTGTCCTCGGCGCTCATCGACATGAAGCTGCACCTGGCCGGCGACGCGAGCATCGACGCGGACGCCTTCGAGCGCGACACGCTCAAGGCGCTGGGCATGCCGAAGGAGATTGTCATGCGCCACCGCACGCCGCAGTTCGGCCACGTGTTCGCAGGCGACGGCTACTCGGCGGGCTACTACAGCTACCTGTGGTCCGACACGCTGACGGCGGACGCGTACGAGACGTTCACCGAGGGCAAGGGCGCCTACGACAAGGCCGTGGCGGAGAAGCTGCGCAAGAGCGTGTTCTCCGTGGGCAACACGGTGGACCCGGCCGACGGCTACCGCGCCTTCCGCGGCCGCGACGCCGGCATCAACGCGCTGATGCGCAAGCGGGGCTTCCCGGTGCCCGCGCAGGCCAGGCAGTCCAAGTCCACGCCGTAG
- a CDS encoding glycosyl hydrolase family 18 protein: MKTRLVTQWWCLLVVGVLLGGCGKGEEGPGLPGAPSDVEAQAADAQALVTWTPPTSDGGHALLYYVVRCDPACGGAIVSASERQATVLGLNNGAKYLFKVSGVNARGEGDASLPSVPVVPQAGMSIPNPTTPGQPRAVRATPGNGAVFVSWLAPASFGGRALKHYVVTAEPGGHSVTVDVKAGSANVPGLPNGTPHTLTVRAVNDVGEGPAANIGPVTPKAGGAPASWVSGYYVGYQHRYYPPESVDFSGMTHIMVGRVRPRFDGTLFTDLDVSDLEGPAIAKTLSARARASGTVPMLMIGGFGEHDGFVLASTGESRIVFVRELLKTMDAWGYAGLDLDWEPINLPPAGNDGELLLALIDELRAARPDIILTVPVNWLNSNFGMPEHEAKFMKELGSRVDQLNIMSYKMSGHWGGWESWHSSPLWDEAQNRPSSVANSVAGYIRAGVPRGRLGVGIGFFGTCWQGVTEPRIPLDGRPDVNEGQSDNAMSYANIMDKYLQDPLMKRHWDDRAAATYLSASDVTGAGHCNYVSYEDGQSVAVKGQWARDEGLGGTIIWTINQGHRPLQPAGKKDELLLEVKRAFLDP; this comes from the coding sequence GTGAAGACTCGACTCGTGACGCAGTGGTGGTGCCTTCTGGTGGTGGGGGTGCTGCTCGGGGGATGCGGAAAGGGTGAGGAGGGGCCGGGGCTTCCCGGGGCGCCCTCGGACGTGGAGGCGCAGGCGGCGGATGCCCAGGCGCTGGTGACGTGGACGCCGCCGACGAGCGATGGCGGCCACGCCCTGCTGTACTACGTGGTGCGGTGCGACCCGGCGTGCGGCGGCGCCATCGTCAGCGCGAGCGAGCGCCAGGCCACGGTGCTGGGGCTCAACAACGGCGCCAAGTACCTGTTCAAGGTCTCCGGGGTGAACGCGCGGGGCGAGGGAGACGCCTCGCTGCCGTCGGTGCCGGTGGTGCCGCAGGCGGGCATGTCCATCCCCAACCCCACGACGCCGGGTCAGCCGCGCGCGGTGAGGGCCACGCCGGGCAACGGCGCGGTGTTCGTCAGCTGGCTGGCGCCGGCGAGCTTCGGCGGACGCGCACTCAAGCACTACGTCGTCACCGCCGAGCCCGGGGGGCACTCGGTGACGGTGGACGTCAAGGCCGGGAGCGCGAACGTCCCGGGGCTGCCCAACGGCACGCCGCACACCCTCACGGTGAGGGCCGTCAACGACGTGGGCGAGGGCCCGGCCGCGAACATCGGCCCGGTGACGCCCAAGGCCGGCGGCGCGCCGGCCAGCTGGGTGTCCGGCTACTACGTGGGCTACCAGCACCGCTACTACCCGCCCGAGTCGGTGGACTTCTCGGGGATGACGCACATCATGGTGGGCCGCGTGCGCCCCCGCTTCGACGGGACGCTGTTCACCGACCTGGACGTCTCCGACCTCGAGGGCCCCGCCATCGCCAAGACGCTGTCCGCCCGGGCGAGGGCCTCGGGGACGGTGCCGATGCTGATGATTGGCGGCTTCGGCGAGCACGACGGCTTCGTGCTGGCGTCCACGGGAGAGAGCCGCATCGTCTTCGTGCGCGAGCTGCTCAAGACGATGGACGCGTGGGGCTACGCGGGGCTGGACCTGGACTGGGAGCCCATCAACCTGCCGCCGGCGGGCAACGACGGGGAGCTCTTGCTGGCGCTCATCGACGAGCTGCGCGCGGCGCGTCCGGACATCATCCTCACGGTGCCGGTGAACTGGCTCAACTCCAACTTCGGGATGCCGGAGCACGAGGCGAAGTTCATGAAGGAGCTGGGCTCGCGCGTCGACCAGCTCAACATCATGTCCTACAAGATGAGCGGCCACTGGGGCGGCTGGGAGAGCTGGCACTCCAGCCCCCTCTGGGACGAGGCGCAGAACCGCCCCAGCTCCGTCGCCAACTCCGTGGCGGGCTACATCCGGGCGGGCGTGCCGCGCGGACGGCTGGGCGTGGGCATCGGCTTCTTCGGCACGTGCTGGCAGGGCGTGACGGAGCCGCGCATCCCCCTGGACGGCCGGCCCGACGTCAATGAGGGCCAGAGCGACAACGCCATGAGCTACGCCAACATCATGGACAAGTACCTCCAGGACCCGCTGATGAAGCGGCACTGGGACGACCGCGCGGCCGCGACCTACCTGTCCGCCTCCGACGTCACCGGCGCGGGCCACTGCAACTACGTCTCGTACGAGGACGGGCAGTCGGTCGCGGTGAAGGGCCAGTGGGCGCGCGACGAGGGGCTGGGCGGCACCATCATCTGGACCATCAACCAGGGCCACCGTCCCCTGCAGCCCGCGGGCAAGAAGGACGAGCTGCTGCTCGAGGTGAAGCGCGCCTTCCTGGACCCGTGA
- a CDS encoding M20 family peptidase, whose protein sequence is MKRLLLSMALAASVLVLVLVARTLSFTSRQVAPAAMEPLTVDADAAAARLAGALRLKTVAASEGVPAEDAAFAGLHAYLAEHFPRAHAALKREPVGPHSLLYTWPGTDASLSPMLLVGHLDVVPVAPGTEDAWAHPPFAGVVADGFVWGRGALDDKSSVLAQLEAVEALLALGEKPRRTVMFAFGGDEEVGGLKGAVAIAALLKERGVRLESVLDEGGVIMSGTVPGVSAPVALVGTSEKGFTSVELKVKGEGGHSSMPPPRSAVGVLARAVARVEDSPMPARLEGGSRELFLRVGPEMPFGMRLLFANLWLTEPLVVRQLTQKPTTNAAVRTTTAVTMFQGGVRDNVLPTSARAVVNFRILPGDSVDGVLQHVRSVVDDSRVELGTLAFQSEPSPVSRTDTQAFGHLERTLRQVFPEVVVSSYLNVAATDSRHYVGLSDNVFRFFPVHLRAEDLARVHGKDERIAVTAHAQAVRFYAQYLRNAAR, encoded by the coding sequence ATGAAACGACTGCTCCTGTCCATGGCCCTCGCGGCCAGTGTCCTCGTCCTGGTGCTGGTGGCGCGGACGTTGTCGTTCACCTCGCGGCAGGTGGCTCCGGCGGCGATGGAACCCCTGACGGTGGACGCGGACGCCGCGGCGGCGCGCCTGGCCGGAGCGCTGCGGCTCAAGACGGTGGCGGCCTCTGAGGGCGTGCCCGCGGAGGACGCGGCCTTCGCGGGTCTGCATGCCTACCTGGCGGAGCACTTCCCGCGCGCGCACGCGGCGCTGAAGCGCGAGCCGGTGGGGCCGCACTCGCTGCTCTACACGTGGCCGGGGACGGACGCGTCGCTGTCGCCCATGTTGCTGGTGGGGCACCTGGACGTGGTGCCGGTGGCCCCCGGGACGGAAGACGCCTGGGCGCATCCGCCGTTCGCCGGCGTGGTGGCGGACGGGTTCGTGTGGGGGCGCGGCGCGCTGGATGACAAGAGCAGCGTGCTGGCGCAGCTGGAGGCGGTGGAGGCGCTGCTCGCCCTGGGGGAGAAGCCCCGGCGCACGGTGATGTTCGCCTTCGGCGGGGACGAGGAGGTGGGCGGGCTGAAGGGGGCGGTGGCCATCGCGGCGCTCTTGAAGGAGCGCGGCGTGCGGCTGGAGTCCGTGCTCGACGAGGGCGGCGTCATCATGTCCGGCACGGTGCCCGGGGTGAGCGCCCCGGTGGCGCTGGTGGGCACGTCCGAGAAGGGCTTCACCAGCGTGGAGCTGAAGGTGAAGGGGGAGGGTGGGCACTCGTCCATGCCGCCGCCGCGCAGCGCCGTGGGGGTGTTGGCCCGCGCGGTGGCGAGGGTGGAGGACTCGCCCATGCCGGCCCGGCTCGAGGGCGGCAGCCGCGAGCTGTTCCTGCGCGTGGGACCGGAGATGCCCTTCGGCATGCGGCTGCTCTTCGCCAACCTGTGGCTCACCGAGCCGCTCGTGGTGCGCCAGCTCACCCAGAAGCCCACCACCAACGCCGCGGTGCGCACCACCACCGCGGTGACGATGTTCCAGGGCGGCGTGCGCGACAACGTGCTGCCCACCAGCGCCCGCGCGGTGGTGAACTTCCGCATCCTCCCCGGTGACAGCGTGGATGGGGTGCTCCAGCACGTGCGCTCGGTGGTGGATGACTCGCGCGTGGAGCTGGGCACGCTGGCGTTCCAGAGCGAGCCGTCCCCCGTGTCGCGCACGGACACGCAGGCCTTCGGCCACCTGGAGCGCACGCTGCGGCAGGTGTTCCCGGAGGTGGTGGTGTCCTCCTACCTCAACGTCGCCGCCACCGACTCACGCCACTACGTGGGGCTGAGCGACAACGTCTTCCGCTTCTTCCCCGTGCACCT